The DNA sequence TGTAATAGGTAAATATATTGTTGTCGATGGATTGCATTTCAACGTGAATGGTATCTCCGGGTACTACCAGAACATCATCCGGATCATCACCATCATCATTAGGAAGGAATAAAGGTCTTTGGTTAGGGAGCCCATTATTCACGTTATCTGAAATACATTAAAGGTTTTCTTAGGTTTATTATTTACTGTAAACCCGAAA is a window from the Chryseobacterium sp. T16E-39 genome containing:
- a CDS encoding DUF4249 domain-containing protein: MNNGLPNQRPLFLPNDDGDDPDDVLVVPGDTIHVEMQSIDNNIFTYYSALLDISDDGGSGVTPANPPSNINNGALGYFSAHTLSKRDFVIQQPN